The following proteins are co-located in the Candidatus Equadaptatus faecalis genome:
- the queD gene encoding 6-carboxytetrahydropterin synthase QueD — protein MFLTKEFKFDAAHNLVNYHGKCEKLHGHTYRLAVTLQGTPDNEDMVTDFAEVKRTVKELVLSKLDHAYINDILEQPTTENIALWIFKTLDKPLEKPNCRLFEIKIWETETSSVACRREDLK, from the coding sequence ATGTTTTTAACAAAGGAATTTAAATTCGACGCGGCGCACAACCTCGTCAACTATCACGGTAAATGCGAAAAACTGCACGGACATACCTACCGCCTTGCAGTAACGCTTCAGGGCACGCCGGACAACGAAGACATGGTGACCGACTTTGCCGAAGTGAAACGCACGGTAAAAGAACTCGTGCTTTCAAAGCTCGACCATGCTTATATAAACGACATACTTGAACAGCCGACGACAGAAAACATAGCGCTCTGGATATTCAAAACGCTTGACAAGCCTCTCGAAAAACCGAACTGCCGGCTGTTTGAAATAAAAATATGGGAAACGGAAACCTCATCCGTCGCATGCAGGAGAGAAGATTTGAAATGA
- a CDS encoding HAD-IA family hydrolase, whose product MIRTVLFDFDMTLVDSSYAIAHCTNLLAEHFGLRRLSREETLAIIGIHIEKAWANVWGDFKQEWLDYYRANFGVKEDALIRVFDSTVPTLEKLRSMGIKTGVASNRHYALRPIKNLGLEKYLDSIVGIREAANPKPAPDIILKSLAELRTLKEEAVYVGDTDTDMKTAKNAGVRAIGMTTGNFTRGQLFEAGADFVCGDLAEILEIIEKDNK is encoded by the coding sequence ATGATAAGAACGGTGCTTTTTGATTTTGACATGACGCTCGTTGACAGCAGTTACGCGATAGCGCACTGCACCAATCTGCTCGCGGAGCATTTTGGGCTTCGCAGGCTTTCGCGAGAGGAAACGCTTGCCATAATCGGTATCCACATAGAAAAAGCGTGGGCAAACGTCTGGGGCGATTTCAAGCAGGAATGGCTGGATTATTACAGGGCGAATTTCGGCGTTAAAGAGGACGCGCTCATACGGGTTTTTGACAGCACGGTTCCGACACTTGAAAAACTCAGAAGCATGGGCATAAAAACCGGCGTGGCTTCCAACAGGCATTATGCCCTGCGTCCGATAAAAAACCTCGGGCTTGAAAAATATTTGGACAGTATTGTTGGTATCAGGGAAGCGGCGAATCCAAAGCCTGCCCCCGACATTATTCTGAAATCGCTTGCGGAACTGCGTACTCTCAAAGAAGAGGCTGTCTATGTCGGAGATACCGATACGGATATGAAAACGGCAAAAAACGCCGGAGTACGCGCAATAGGCATGACGACCGGAAATTTTACGCGCGGGCAGCTGTTTGAAGCAGGCGCGGATTTTGTGTGCGGCGACCTCGCGGAAATTCTTGAAATAATTGAAAAAGACAATAAATAG